The following DNA comes from Lemur catta isolate mLemCat1 chromosome 19, mLemCat1.pri, whole genome shotgun sequence.
CCGACCTCTGTGCTGAAGGAAGAGCGGGCTGAAATGCCTCGGCCCTTGCGGAGCAGTCAGAGGGCCCACTGTTTGGGGTCCTGGGGGCCCCTCTATCAGGAGGTGGGCATCAGGCGGAGTAGGTGGTGAGGGAGCCCGTGTCCTCAGGACTGGAATCGTGAATCTGGGGCCCTGGTTCTTACCCTGGGGTCCGGCAGGTGGGGGCGGAGCTGCGAGATGGTGCTGGTTTAGGGTCAGTCTCCGGGCCTGGGCAGGAGCATGGTGGCCCCGCAGCAGCGGGCCAGGAGGCAGAGGCGGCGGCGTGGGGCCTGCTAGGCCGGGCTGCCTCAcctgaggaggagggggctgggcaaGGGGCGGGGGAAGGGGCGGGGAGAGGCTGGACAATGGGATTGGCAGCGCTGGAGGCCACCTGGCTGGTGGGACTGGGCCCACAACCGGTCTTGCCTCCAGCCTCCAGGGGCCCCAGGTGTGCCTGTCTGCGGGGAGGTGGGAACAGGGACAGGCTTGGCTGAGGGCCGGGGGTGCCTGGAGCACTGAAGGATGGGGATCTGCACGGGAGGACTCAGGTGGAggccccagcagcccctgcccggCCTCTGCCTCACCTCGCTCAGCCCCTGTGCCTCCCAgctccccctgcccagccccgggGCCATGCTGCCTGCCCTTTCCTGCACCCCCTACCCAGCTCCTAACAGCGAAGTCTCGCCCTGaccccagcccccttccctgccctgactccagccccagcccagcccctccagcccagACGCCTGGCCTGGCccatcctcccccagccccctcccccagctgcttTCCTACAAGTCACGGGGGCTGGTTTGCTTTGGCAGCCTCTCTGCCGCCTGCAGAGGTGACCTCTGGAGCCAGGAAAGTCCTGGAtaggggggatgggggggctGGCCCGGAAAAGGCAGCGCCGAGTGCTGAGGCCCAGGCCAAGTGGCCGGAAGCAGACACATACTGTCCCACCAGCAGCCAAGAGTGTCCACGTCAGAGCCCAGGGCCAGATAAACACCCGGACACACCAGGGTCACCACCAGACACCTGCCTGTGGTCagccacacacccacccaccctcagGCCACGGCTGCGCACCCCAGAACGGCCATCCCTCCCAACAGACCCACCTGCTCACCCGCAGGTGCCCCCTGTGCCCACTGGGTTTGCCCCGGCCCCAGTCTccacctctcctcctctctctgcatCCATCCACACCCCTCCTCCCGgctcctccccagctccccctTCTCCAGAGAGGCCCACACTGCTGGGCACACATCGAACCCCACAaaaccctgccctgccccagcatCAGCCTCATCTCTTCCCTCCACGCCCCACCCCCTGCACCCTCCAGCTCCTTCCCACCCATCTGCCACTCCAGCACCCCCAAACTCCCCATGAATCGCACAGCAAGCAGCTGAGCCTGACCTGCGCTCTTTCCGTCCTCAGCCCTCAAAGTGTGAGGCATGTTCCTGCCCGGGAGAGAGTGTCCccagggggaaactgaggctccaggatttgggggtggggatggagagggTGACTGGGCTCATGAGCGAGACTGTGACTCAAGTCCAAGAATCTTTATTTCATGAACAAAACTACTTCTGTAAAGAGAGACAAGGCTGAACGGCCCCGTTCTAAGTGGCCCCAGTCCAAGGCTGGTGAGAGAGGGCGGGGTTGGGCCGGGGCAAGAGTGCATCACAGGGAGGGGACCCCAGGTCCAGCCGGAGGAAGCAGGAGGGGGAACAATGCTGGGGGTCGGAGTGGGTCCCAGACCCCTGCCCCAAACTCTTCCAGCCCGTCACGACCCCCCTGCCACGGGCAGGgatgaggtggggaggggctggccccAGAAGTGCGTGTCCGAAGCGGCCAATGTGTGCAAATCAGCAAGAAGGAGGGGTGCGGAGCCGCTGCCCCCACCTTGCCGCCCCCTTCCCAAACAGGCAGCagaagcaggggtggggcagcGGCAGTATTGCTTTTCCATCATGCATGGCGGTGGGCAGCGATGGGCAGGGGGAGGACGGCTGGGTTGGGGTGCGAGCCaagccccccgccccctcccaccctggcaGCTCCCTTGGCAGGACTCTGAGGCATGTGGAGGCCCAGGGTGGCCAAGCCCCGCCGCAGGGGGCAGGCTGCGCCTGGATGCTCCTGTTAGGGCTAGCTCTTTCTCCAGGCGAGCACAGGgcctgaggggagggagagagagggagttaGGTGCCTAGTGGGCTGCAACCCTCCGCgaccccccagcccctgcccgcccACCCAGCTTACCGGGGCTATTCGGCCACCTGCACGCCCGTGCAGTTCTCTTTGCTTTCCGAGGTGATGGCCAAGTATTCCGAGCTGTGGGGGGAAGGCCAGGGGTACAGCGAGCCCATAAGCAGTCTGGCCCGGCCCCCAGGGGACTGAGGAAGGCTGCGTGTCTGTGCTCCTGAGCTAGGACAGGAGGGTCTGCGAGATGCCCCgcctggggcctgggctcctgggcttgagggaggaaggggctggggcctGACGACCCCATATCCGTATTGACAACCGTAGGGGAGGGACAGCTGGGACCCTGGGCCACTCCCTCGTCCCCACACCCTCAGCTCACGCGCCCCTGCGGCGAGTCCCAAGGGCCCCCGGGGCCCCTCTCGCCCTCCTCCCCGACCCCACTCACGCATTCTCTTGCGCGGCAGCCTCCGTGGCGGCAGAGATCTTCTTGTAGCAATAAACCATCTCCGCCACGAGCCAGATGGTCAACACCACGATGAGCACGTACATCATGATCTCGGACACGATGGACGCCATGTCTCTGTTGGCTGcgggggccaggcaggggtcAGGTGGGAGCTGAGACCCCGGCTCAGGAGGCACGACAGCCGGAGTGTGCCGCAAGCTTGCTGCGTGAGCTTGGGCAAGTGGCtcgacctctctgggcctccattttccCAAATGTAAAACGTTGCTAATCCCAATACCTCCTTCCCGAGAGTGTTATGAGAATCAAATAAGCTTTCAAAACCCTTAGAATTGTGCTTGACCTATAAATAGCACCCGCTAAATATTCACTAGTATGAATACTACTATTACATCATAAGTGGGGCAGGACAGCATAATGGTGAACAGCAGGGGTTCTGAGGCCAGACTGCCAGGGTTCCAATCCTGGCTGTGcctctcactagctgtgtgaccttaggcaaatgactccacctctctgagcctccattccCCACCGTGTAACATTAGTATGATAACACCCATACCCTCTCCCAGGGCTGCTAGGAAGAGGAAATGAGTTAACATCCGTGACGTGCTTGGCTGAACACGCAGCCAGCGCTGCCTAAATGTTGGCTGCTTTCCGGAAACCCCACATCCTCTCCGCAGCGCTGGCCTCTGCCATTGCCAGCGTCCTTTCATTCAGCCTAAATTTAAACTGCAAAGGGAGCGCGGTCAGCAGGGGACCAGGGTCGAAAGCCACTCTGACATCCTTGGGTGGATTTCCCGGGCAACCATCCCCCATCCTGGCCCCTCCAGGAGGGCCGAGATCCCATTTCCCGCTTTTCTCACTCATCTTCCTCCCCATGAGGGGCACTTTCTGCTGTGCCACCCTGTGCAGATGGCAGCTATGCTTTCTGGGGCAGAGCGAGGGAGGGTGCAGGGCTGGATGCTTCACCATCCCACCCGCACTTCCCTGAAGGAGGAGCTGGGACAGGTTCCACCCCATTCCTTCATCCATTCTTTCTTTGGTTTGCGCATTCAACAGACATCATTAATGCATCTCATGCAGTGGGTGCCTGGTCTCAGTCAGGCTCGGTGTTAGGTTCTCTATCTGAGCCTCTTCCTGATGCCTCGGAACAGCCCCGAGGACAGGGCTGATCCCGGTTTCCCACGTCAACGGGCTGCAGGAACCTATGCTGAGCTGGATACATGTTGGCCAAAGCTCAGTGGTTGGATTTCTTGCCCCCACTGGATTTAGGAGCAGGGTATCTCTGGCTGTCCCACCTGGCCTTCTCACTTGCTCTCCCCGTCAGGTTAGGACAGTGATAGCCATGAGTACGTGGCCCGTGTTccagataaggacactgaggcccagagaggagaaggtGCTAGGCCAAAGATGCACAGCCCAGACTGGACTCCAGGAGCCAGGATACAGGTCCAAGTGTAACTGACTGCAGGATCCGAGCTCTCATCTGCTCTGGAAGCTTCCACAGCAGAGACACTTGGTAACTGCTGCCATGTATGCAGCACAGTCTCCACAGACCCACGCAGACATCTCGGGACGGGGGACTGCCGCTACTCCACTGTACAGACGAGACGCTGAGGCAGAGGGGAGCTTCTCACGGGGTCACACAGAAGGTCAGAGGCACCTTCTCTAGGGAGACCTTTGATTTCTTCAAAAACCCAAACCTTCTAAGAGCTTCACCTGCCGGGCCCACACAGGCAGCCCCCAGGTTAGAAGTCCCAGCCGCCCCCTGCAGGCCTCAAAAACATGCCCTGGCAGGCGATGCTACCAATGCAATAACATCGCGGGTAACGAAAAAATACTGTAGTGTGATGAGTCATGTTAAAAATACTCCAGTACCTGCGTAATGAAGAACAGTATAGTGTAACAAGGAATACTGAAAAATATCACAATAggattgataatatttttaagtactatAGCATACATGGTGGGtaatgataaaatatgaaaacatggtGGGGAACACTACAAATACTCTAGTATGATGGATTATGATGAAATACTATTATATGTTTGGCAACACTTGTATAGTATAACATAAACTACTATACTGTAGGGGGTAATGTTAACAAGGCAGTGCTATAATAAGGTGCATTAAAAACGCTAGAACTTGGTGGATGATGCGGAAAACACAGGCTCCGGGAGGACAGCGTGAAGCGCTCCATATTGTGGTGAATACTGTTAAAAACACAGGCTCCGGGGGGTGGTGTCATATGTAGATAATGTTAAACAAGAGGCTCTACCGGGTTACAGCCCTGCCCCACCACCCAGATGGGGCGGCATCCTGGGCAAAGGCCGAGCGACAAGATGGAAAGAACCGTCCACCCTCACCTCTGCACACGTTTGTGAGACAGAAATAACACAGGTTTTGTTCAGCCCCAGGATTTGAGGATGTCTTTGTCCTCAGCGACTCTGCCTTGCCCCCGCCACGAGGGCAGGGCTCCCCCTTCCGTGTCCGTGACGACCACCCCCCAGCACCGTGACCTACACCCAGGAGCGGCTCAGACGTGATTCTGATTGCACTCCGCTGCGCCACTTTGACAATAAACGTAAAAATgctaattataaaaagaaacccaCAGGCTCTGGCTGACAACAGAGCACAGTGAATCATGCCAAGAACAGAAACGCAGTCACCCAAGTCCAGGTCCCAACTGCGTGACCTTGGCCACGGAACCTtacctccctgagcctcggtttccccatatGTAAGAAGGGGATAGTGAGAGCCCCAGCCCGGAGGGTGGGGAGGATTCAGCCGGGACTGCACGGAAGGCTGCGGCCAGCACTGTCTCTCGGGAGGAAAGGCAGCGCGTGTTGCCGCCAGGATGTGAGCGCTGTGGCCCGAGGGACGCACTTGCCCGGGCTCTTTGCTGGCTCCAGGCCTGGGATATCTCCCAGGCTCTCCAAGCCAGCCGGCCACAGGGCCCTGGAAAATTCCAATTTATGTCGGTCAGCAGATGGTTCGGAGAAGGGGCCAAGGTGGCTGAAGCCAAAATGATGAGATGGTTCAAAAACCCTTTGACCCTGCTGCTCACAGTGGCCCCCAGACCTGCAGCACCGGCCTCACCTGAGAGCTGTTAGAAATGGCTCCCAGGGGCACCTGGATCTGCGGTCAGACCTGCACCTTAGCAAGACTCCCTGGTGACGGCAGCACACAGTGCAGCCTGAGGGGCTGCGCTCTGGGGGACATACTACTATCTCGCGACAGAGGGCGGGAACAGTCAGAACCACTGCCCTCCCCCCCGTGCAGGAGGCCCTGCTGTGAGCTGGGCACACGCCAGCAGCCGATGCTCAACCTTATGCTCAATCCTTTTAAGCCCCTGTGACATAATAAGGGCTCACAGGACACCCTGAGAGGTAGAGACTGTTATCATCCCGGTCTCCAACAGAACAACCCTCAGCTCAGAGACAGGGAGACACCTGCCAGAGGACACACAGCACAGGTGACAGAGCTGGGTTTGTACCCAGAATATCCGTGGGGAGAGGCATACTGTGGCCCTCCATGGACTGAAGGGAAATGGAGCCAGAGCTGGAGCCGGGGGGGGGGTGCTGCTCCCCCTGCTGCTGTGGGCAGTTGGCTGGCCGAGGCACAGAGCCAGCCTGTCCCCTACCTGCCATCTGTCATCTGTCCCTCCATCTGGCTTGCCGGTGGGCGGCGGCGCGAAGGGGCAGGCAGGCCCCATCTCACCTTTGTCCACCACCTCCAGGTGGATTTTCTTGACGACGCTGGTGTTGTGCTCGTAGTTCTCGAAGAAGAGCAGGCGGTAGACGTGGCACTCATAGTCGCCCGAGTGGTTGTAGGTGACGTTGGTGATGAAGATGGACAGGTCCTGCAGGTCCTTGGTGCCCCGGCTGCCATTCCACACCACACGGCCCTCAAAGCGCTCGTCCTCCTCCAGCTGCAGCACCTCGTTCTCATAGCGCAGGATCTGGGGGCCGCGGTGGGGGCGTCACTGCCTGGGCCTGTCTTCCCCCAACTGACCCTAATGCTGTCCCCTGCcctgacacacacagacacagatgcCACACACGAACTCAGTCACTTTGACCTTGAGCAGGAAGGGCCCAGGGGGCTAGGGTTGTGCCAGGGGGCTAGGGTTGAGGCTTCCTCTCAAGCCCCACCGGGCCCCCTGGGCCCTCCCCGGCAGTTCTTCCCCAGCCACCGGACACACTGCTCAGGCAGGCATGGGACACCCTGATCCCAGCTGCCGGAGACCCCAATTCTCCAAAAGGTCATAGAAGTTCATACGTaattcaaaacacacacataatacagaaatttaaaaaaagttctgcTTTTCTTCCGTGATGACTACCCAAGACATTTTTGCAGGTGCCAAATAAGTCCAATGACATTTCTTTCATGCCAGCCACGTGCCAGTTGCATCACCTCAGTCTTCACACACACTTACGGGCTGGAGCCCGAGAGGCtcagtgacttgcctaaggtcaccagCTAGTCAGTGGTGGAGCCAGAATTTGGATGCAGGTCGTCAATCATAGCACgttatttaaaacaaatgccCCCCAGCCTGAGACCCAGGCCTACCAACTCCCACACGTGCCAGGCAGCCACACACCTTAACAAACTCCTCGGTGCCCTTCTGGCGGAAGGTCCACTCGGTGAAGGTCTCAGCGGTGGTCTCGCTGCGGCGCTTGCAGGAGATGCACAGAATTTTGAAGGTCATCCCGTACACGGCCTCGGTTTCCGAGTCCACCTCCACACAGCCCCCCCAGGCTGAGGTCACTGCGGGGACAGCAGGCTCAGGTCGAGCAGAGGCACTCATCACCCTAGGCAATGCCAGGCTCGCTGGCTGTCGGCTCTCGGCCCCTCAAAAACCATCTGTTTCCCCCCAATAATGATTTTGAGTGGACAGAGCTGGGCGCCACACTGGGCCCTGCCACTCGCTGCACGACCTTGGCAAGTCGCTCATCTTCTGCGACCCTCGGTTTCCCTCTCTGTGTCAGATGAAAGAATGATCATCTTTGGTTCCAGCGGTGGCAGGGCAGATTCCATAAGTTAGGCAGGCCCGGCACACGGGAGGTGCCCATAAACAGGCCGTCAGTGTTGTCAGTAACGCGAGAGTCTCTCTACCGAAGTCCCCCTTCTGACTCCTCAGAaagtcacctgcccaaggtcccAAAGCATCTAGGTGGTGTGACTAGAATTCCAGCTGTGTTAGCAGTTCAAGGTGGCAGAGCGATTTCCACCATTAAGTGGGTCTTCCAAACCAGCCAGCCCCAAATGGGCTGGGGGAAAGGAAGGCCTGGGGGTGGGTAGTTCCGTGGGCACTGGAGTCAGGGCAGAcccactcccagccctgctccccagtCCCACAGCCCCTGCGTGATCCGAGGCCTCCAGACTTCTCCTGCCTGTGTCCCCTACTCCCCAGGCTCCGTCACCTCCATGCCCTCCGCCATCAGCTTCTCCAAACTCTCTCCTGagctctttcctgcctcaggacctcTGCGTCCCCACGGGATCCAATCCCACCGGTACCTGCCAGCTCCTTCCTGTCCCCCAGTGCTCACTCGCTAATGCCCCATCTCTTCAGCTCCGGCTTTGGGTCTTTTCCTTGTCctcaatctctctgtgccttaatcCTCAGGACTTCTGTCTGCCACCCCCGCTGCTGTCTCTTTCGGCCTCTCCAGGCACCTCTGTCTTGGTCTCCCCCAGCCGCGTCG
Coding sequences within:
- the SCN1B gene encoding sodium channel subunit beta-1, which codes for MGTLLAFVVGAALVTSAWGGCVEVDSETEAVYGMTFKILCISCKRRSETTAETFTEWTFRQKGTEEFVKILRYENEVLQLEEDERFEGRVVWNGSRGTKDLQDLSIFITNVTYNHSGDYECHVYRLLFFENYEHNTSVVKKIHLEVVDKANRDMASIVSEIMMYVLIVVLTIWLVAEMVYCYKKISAATEAAAQENASEYLAITSESKENCTGVQVAE